A genomic window from Bacteroidales bacterium includes:
- a CDS encoding KpsF/GutQ family sugar-phosphate isomerase, whose protein sequence is MIQIAKEVIQKESESIKRLPEFIDNQFVDCIELILGSKGRVIITGIGKSGIIAEKIVATLNSTGTPAIFMHAADAIHGDLGIIRKNDVVVCLSKSGNTPEIKVLVPFIKKTGNKLVAFISNTDSFLARQADIVIKTTVEKEACPHNLAPTSSTTAQLVMGDALAVTLLDIKKFSDNDFAKYHPGGALGRRLYLRVEDLYILNDVPKVFTEDKLKDVIVEISAKRLGATAVLDENNNLKGIITDGDLRRMLEKTNTLDNITAREIMNINPKTVSPEEYAINAFEIMRKKNITSLIVVKDHKYLGIIHLHDMLKEGFV, encoded by the coding sequence ATTATCCAAATAGCAAAAGAAGTTATTCAAAAAGAATCAGAGTCAATAAAAAGACTTCCTGAATTTATTGATAATCAGTTTGTTGACTGTATAGAACTTATTCTTGGAAGTAAAGGACGAGTAATAATTACGGGAATTGGGAAAAGTGGTATTATTGCTGAAAAAATAGTTGCAACATTAAATTCAACCGGAACACCGGCAATTTTTATGCATGCAGCAGATGCCATTCACGGAGATCTTGGTATTATCAGAAAAAATGATGTTGTGGTTTGTTTGTCAAAAAGTGGTAATACACCTGAGATTAAAGTATTAGTCCCGTTTATTAAAAAGACGGGAAATAAATTAGTTGCATTTATTTCAAATACAGATTCATTTCTTGCACGACAAGCAGATATTGTTATTAAAACAACTGTTGAAAAAGAAGCATGCCCTCATAATTTAGCACCCACATCAAGTACAACAGCTCAATTGGTAATGGGCGATGCACTGGCAGTTACATTATTAGATATTAAAAAGTTTTCTGATAATGATTTTGCAAAATATCATCCCGGTGGTGCTTTAGGGAGGAGATTGTATTTGCGAGTAGAAGACTTATATATTTTAAATGATGTTCCTAAAGTTTTTACAGAAGATAAATTGAAAGATGTGATTGTTGAAATATCAGCAAAAAGGCTTGGTGCAACTGCTGTTTTAGATGAAAACAATAATCTTAAAGGGATAATAACTGACGGTGATTTACGCCGCATGCTTGAGAAAACTAACACACTTGACAATATCACTGCGAGAGAAATAATGAATATCAACCCGAAAACAGTATCGCCGGAAGAATATGCAATTAATGCTTTTGAAATTATGAGAAAAAAAAATATTACATCTTTAATAGTTGTTAAAGATCATAAGTATCTGGGTATTATCCACCTACACGATATGTTAAAGGAAGGTTTTGTTTAA
- the recQ gene encoding DNA helicase RecQ: MEVKKINLNKVLQKYFGFDTFKGDQKIIIENVLNGNDSFVLMPTGGGKSLTYQLPSLIMEGTAIVISPLIALMKNQVDSMRGYNEDDSIAHFMNSSLNKTQLKQVREDVRNGKTRLLYVAPESLTKEENSEFLKTVKISFFAIDEAHCISEWGHDFRPEYRKIRPVINEIGRAPIIALTATATPKVQHDILKNLEILDADIYKASFYRSNLYYEVRQKIKPEKQIIKFINQNRGKSGIIYCLSRKKVEELAEVLQVNDIKSLPYHAGMDSKTRSKHQDMFLMEDVDVIVATIAFGMGIDKPDVRFVIHYDIPKSLEGYYQETGRAGRDGGEGQCLTFYSYKDIQKLEKFMQGKPVAEQEIGKQLLLETVAYAETSLCRPKILLNYFGERLKNECGNCDNCINPKKKFEGMEYMTMALDAIIILKQRYKGEHVANVLSGKASSAIKSFKHDKLEIFGSGDYKETKFWESVIRQALINYFLEKDIDNYGILKMTKKGNQFLKEPHSIELTEAHIYEDENEDDDIMIKQGSGSGAGDEVLFKMLKGLRKDISKKLDVPPFVIFQDPSLEDMATRYPTDFGELTTIQGVGNGKAKKYGKEFVELIKEYVQENEIERPQDMIVKSVVKKSGLKVFIIQSIDRKVNLADIASSKGLSMGELIKEVEAIINSGTKINIDYYVEQTIDEEYVNEIYDYFYESESGSVINALEELGEEYFSEEEIRLVRIKFMSEMAN, encoded by the coding sequence ATGGAAGTAAAAAAAATAAACCTGAATAAAGTTTTACAAAAATACTTTGGGTTTGATACTTTTAAAGGAGATCAAAAAATAATTATTGAAAATGTATTGAACGGAAATGATTCTTTTGTATTAATGCCTACAGGCGGAGGCAAATCTTTAACCTATCAATTACCTTCATTAATAATGGAAGGAACGGCTATAGTAATATCCCCGCTAATTGCATTAATGAAAAATCAAGTTGATTCAATGCGAGGATATAATGAGGATGACAGTATTGCTCATTTTATGAATTCTTCTTTAAATAAAACACAATTAAAACAGGTCAGAGAAGATGTTAGAAACGGTAAAACAAGATTATTGTATGTTGCACCTGAATCTTTAACTAAAGAAGAAAATTCTGAATTTTTAAAAACAGTAAAGATATCTTTCTTTGCCATTGATGAAGCTCATTGTATTTCTGAATGGGGACATGATTTCAGACCTGAATACAGAAAAATAAGGCCTGTTATAAACGAAATCGGAAGAGCACCGATTATTGCACTTACCGCAACAGCCACACCTAAAGTTCAACATGATATACTTAAAAATCTTGAAATATTGGATGCTGATATTTATAAAGCATCTTTCTACAGGTCAAATTTATATTATGAAGTAAGGCAAAAGATTAAACCCGAAAAGCAAATTATTAAATTTATAAATCAAAACAGAGGTAAGTCAGGAATTATTTATTGTTTAAGCAGAAAAAAAGTTGAAGAACTTGCAGAAGTACTTCAAGTGAATGATATAAAGTCTCTTCCTTATCATGCCGGAATGGATTCTAAAACAAGGTCGAAACATCAAGATATGTTCTTAATGGAAGATGTAGATGTTATTGTTGCAACTATTGCTTTCGGTATGGGAATTGATAAACCCGATGTAAGATTTGTAATCCATTATGATATACCTAAAAGTTTAGAAGGCTATTATCAAGAAACCGGTCGTGCAGGAAGAGACGGCGGGGAAGGACAATGTTTGACTTTTTACAGTTATAAAGACATACAAAAACTTGAAAAATTTATGCAAGGCAAACCTGTAGCAGAACAAGAAATTGGAAAGCAGCTTCTTCTCGAAACTGTTGCTTATGCAGAAACTTCATTATGTCGTCCAAAAATTTTACTGAATTATTTCGGAGAAAGACTAAAAAATGAATGCGGAAATTGTGATAATTGTATTAATCCGAAAAAGAAGTTTGAAGGTATGGAATATATGACCATGGCTTTAGATGCAATAATTATACTTAAACAAAGATATAAAGGAGAACATGTTGCAAATGTTTTATCCGGAAAAGCAAGCTCAGCAATAAAATCATTTAAACATGATAAACTGGAAATTTTCGGTTCAGGTGATTATAAAGAAACAAAATTTTGGGAATCTGTTATAAGGCAAGCCCTAATAAATTATTTTTTGGAAAAAGATATTGATAATTACGGGATTCTTAAAATGACAAAGAAGGGAAATCAATTTTTAAAAGAACCACATTCAATTGAACTTACTGAAGCCCACATATATGAAGATGAAAATGAAGATGATGATATTATGATTAAGCAGGGAAGCGGAAGTGGTGCGGGTGATGAAGTATTGTTTAAAATGCTTAAAGGACTAAGAAAGGATATTTCCAAAAAATTGGATGTGCCTCCTTTTGTTATTTTTCAAGACCCTTCTTTAGAAGATATGGCTACAAGATATCCTACAGATTTTGGTGAGCTTACAACTATTCAAGGTGTCGGAAACGGTAAAGCAAAAAAATACGGAAAAGAATTTGTAGAACTAATTAAAGAATATGTTCAGGAAAACGAAATTGAAAGACCTCAAGATATGATTGTTAAATCGGTTGTAAAAAAATCAGGACTAAAGGTTTTTATTATTCAAAGCATTGATCGAAAAGTTAATCTCGCCGATATTGCAAGTTCCAAAGGGTTAAGTATGGGTGAGTTGATTAAGGAAGTTGAAGCCATTATAAATTCCGGCACAAAAATTAATATTGACTATTATGTTGAACAAACTATTGATGAAGAATATGTTAATGAGATTTACGATTATTTTTATGAGTCTGAAAGCGGGTCAGTTATAAATGCTCTTGAAGAATTGGGAGAAGAGTATTTTTCAGAAGAAGAAATCAGGTTAGTAAGAATTAAATTTATGTCGGAGATGGCGAATTAG